GTGGTTAACAGGCAGCGCTGCAGATGATTTACAAAAACAAGCAGGGGGCTGGAATTTGACGTGGCAAGGTGATGAAAATTCAGTCTCTGATTTCCCTGGTGCTACAACGTTAAAAATGGCTCTGGAATTGGAAATGCCTAACCTTAAATTCGATCCTAATCAACAAGGCGATTATCAGGCAGGAGATGTGGCCATTGTGGTATTTGGCGAAGATCCATATGCAGAAATGATGGGAGATATAAAAACGTGGCAAAGCTTAGAATATTCTAGTTTGAAACGCAGCTACGCTAAGGATTGTGCTCTTATTGAAGCGCTCAATTCAAAAGGAGTAAAGGTCGTTTCGGTGTTCTTTAGTGGCAGACCTTTGTATCTTAATAAAGAAATAGACTTGTCTGATGCATTTGTTGCGGCGTGGTTACCTGGGAGCGAAGGTTTAGGGATCACTGATGTGTTGGTTGGAGATCCAGTAGTCGAACAACCACTGGGAGTAACGGATGAGTGTTACAAATTGAAAGTAACACCACGATTTGATTTCCAGGGTAAGTTGTCATTCAGTTGGCCAAATAAAATGCGCAGTGATGCGGTAAACGCCATTCCATCTCACGTGCCAGATTATGTACTGCCGACTCAAGAACAAGATCCAGAGGGAGAGCATAAACCACTATTTGACCTAGGTTACGGCCTAACGTATCAAGATAATGTCCAGGTGTACCTTGAGTTGGACAAAGGTGAAGTTGATGATACAGCGCAGAATAAACCACTTGAACTGTATGGAATAAAAGCAAACGTTGGCGACTATCAACTTAAGCTCAGAGACGGTGAACATATCATGGGGATAGACGTTTCTCGTAATAACCCGCTCATTCTTAAAAGTGTTGAGACTGCACCTTATAATTACCAACAACAGCAAGATGCAATTCGTTGGGTGTGTCATGATGGTGGGGGTGAGTTATATCTTCAGTCGAATGATTGCAGCGTAGATAACTTATCTGGATTTTCAAATGGACTGAAATTTGATATTAAGATCATCAATTATAATGCTGAAATTTTGGTTGGAGTTTCAGATGGAATGGGAACGGGTATCGACATTAGTGACTTAATTGATGCAAATCTAATAGAGAGTGGCGAGTTTCAAACTATTGAACTTCCTATGAGTGCGTTTGGGAAGCAGGATATGCGTTACATTGAACATTATGCTTGCGCAATCTCGCCCTTTTAAGGGCGAGTCAAGCAAGAGGTAACTAGTCTTTTCTCTGACTTAAAGCGCGTGACGTTTTTACGGCGCTTTCACTTGGTGGTGTACTTTGGTTTTCGATGTACTGTTTAACAACGTCCAAACTCGCACCACCACATGACACAACACAATAGCTAGGCGACCAAAAGTGATTACCCCAAAGCATTGTCTTTATGCGCTCCCAATACTCGCGCCTTAGCATGTATGACGATTTCCCTTTCAGCTTACCAACCAAGTTCGATACAGCTACCTTCGGGTGAATAGACACCATCAAGTGAACGTGATCATGTTCACCACCGAACTCTAATAGTTCACAATCCATTTGCTTACACGTTTCCTTCATTATTTCTTTGGTTCTATCCAACATCTCTTTGGTGAAAACACCTCTACGATATTTAGTAACAAAGACTAGGTGCGCATTGTTCTTAAAAAGGCAGCTTCTGCCTGTTCTCCATTCGTACATATTAACCATAGACTTGATTGACAATTTACCATTAAGTGTAATAATATTCGCTGCGAATGACAACCAATGGAACTATCATGCTAACTGGCATCAAGCTACGCGCTAACCCTACACCAAAATCAAAAACTGGTACTAAGCCAGTGGATGGGCTGTGCGCGTAGTATTTGGAATGCCAAAGTCGATGAAGAAAGGTATTACCGTACTTTTGCGCGTAAGTATTATCCAATTGGCACTTATGCCCCTATTGATCAGAAAGCATCGCAGTTCAAATCTAAAGAGCTATCACCTTGGCTCTATCAGTGTCCTAGCCAGATAATCCGCAACAGTGCTGTTAACTGGTATCAGACTTACCAAAAGTTCATGAAAGGCGCGTGTGGGAGACCTAAGCGCAAACCTAAGACTGATCGCGGAAGTATCTACCTTACTCGTGAAGTGTTCCGCTTCGACCGTTGCGAAGATGGCAATTTACGCCTATTTATCGGTACGAAGACCAATAATATTGGTTACTTATCTTTTAAGGCTCATAGTAAGTTCGAGATCCCAAACTCGCTTTATGTGCGCAAAGAGCGTGGTCAATATTATGTGTCTTTCTGCTATGGGAACGGCAAGGATGAGTCAGAGCTACCTAGCAATGCTGAACACTTAGCATTCCTGCAAGGCTCAACAAAAGAATATCTGGAAGAACACACCATTGGCGTAGACCGTGGTGTGGCTATCCCTGTACACGCTGGCTCTATGACGTTCGACTTTTCTGACGAAGAAGGCGATAACCAGAAAAAGAACATGACCAAAGCTGATCGCTACATTAAGCGATTACAACGCAAATTGGCGCGTCAAACTAAAGGCTCAAATCGCAGAAATAAAACCAAGTACCGCATTGCTACGCACCACGCTAAAAAGGCGAATATCCGTAACGATTTCGCCCACAAGACAAGCCGCGAGCTTGTCGATAGCAAAGCAAAGGTTATTGTGTTCGAGGCTTTACGAACCTCAAGTATGACGCGCAAGCCAAAGGCAAAGCAGGACGAACAAGGCCGATATGTGTCAAACAGAGCCAAGCAAAAGGCAGGGCTAAACAAGTCCATCTTAAACGTTGGTTGGCACATCATAGAAACGTACACCAAATACAAGGCTTACCAAGCAGGAAAAGCCGTATTCAAAGTAAATCCAGCCTACACCAGTCAGGAGTGCGCCAAGTGCGGTCACACTCACCCCGACAACCGAGACTCACAAGAACTATTTGTGTGCGGTAACTGTGGAAATTCTGACAATGCAGATAACAACGCATCACTGGTCATTAAGAAACGGGCAATTAATCTAATATTAGACACTGGAACGGTGTTGTCTGGCGATGGGGTTCTAAGAACCAAGTCAGATAGTGGACGTGGAGGCAATCGTAAGACTAGCCGAGCCAAAAGCTCGACTAGCGGTGTCCAACGAAGCGTCAAAAAAGAAAAGTTAGCGGCTTAGGTTGTTATCTTAGAAGCTCGCTGCTTTAGCTGCGAGTAGTTCACACTCCTTTTGTCATAGGCAGTCGACAGGCCTTAGAGTGTGTGATTGGAAATATATCGTGGTATTGATAGCTTTGACGATTAGAAAAGATGATGAAAAATGTAATTAGATCTATTAGGCATCAATAATTAGGAGAGAATTTGACCATTAAATGTATCAGCTGGCAGCAAGCTCTGCCAGTTAGGCACCAAGTACTCTGGCCGACGAAGGCTCCAGATTTTTGCAAAATCGAAGGGGATGAATTGGCGTATTACTATGGTTATTTTGTAAAAAATCAATTGGTTGCTGTAGCATCTATTTATCTCGATGGAAATAAAGCTCGTCTCAGAAAATTTGCGACCTTAAGTGCCTATCAATCACAAGGGATTGGGACGAAGTTGATCTCTCATATTCTTAAGGAACTTAATTCTTCGGATGTAACAACATTTTGGTGCGATGCGAGAGCCAGCGCTGTCGGGTTTTATCAACGACTTGGGTTCATCGTGGAAGGAGAACTCTTTTATAAAGAACAGGTTTCTTATTATAAAATGTCTCGGCGCATTTAAAATGGTATTATTTTTTGTTTCAGGCGCTCATGTAATTAAATATGAGCGTTTTATGTTTTTGATTTTACTAATATATAGTTGAATGAATGTCACATAATTATTCAAAGTTATTAAATTTGTAAAATTAATAAATTAGATGCTTATTCAAAAATAATAGAGACCCTTCTCAGTATTACGCTAATTATTTGACTCAGAGTCATAATGTTAGATTTTCCGTGTCGTATTTCCATCAAAATCGAGCGATCTTAATTAGGTGGTTAAATAAACCTCGTTTTTCATTGGAAGAATTAAAGCGAACTACGGAGCAATTTATGAAAAAGACAGCCCCAAAAACACGGATTGCCAGTGCAATTGCTGCACTGTTATTTTCAGCTATTTCACCCTCCATTCACGCAGCACCAACACACGATAAAGTAGTGATAGGCTATCTAACACAGTGGGAAGCATGGAAAGGCTCCGACTCTGGTTTTAGTGTTAAAGGTGAAGCTACGCATCTTAATGTCGACATGGACATATATTCCATTCTTAACTTCTCTTTTTTCGGTGTCGCGAAAGATGGCTCGTTACACAGTGGTGATTATCGAAACAAGAATATATATCAAGAAGGCTCGGTTCAAGAGCCTGCCGAGCTTATTAATACTGGCGTTTACGATAGCTGGGAACTGCACATTCTTTGGGGGGAATTAGAATATCTATGGGAATATCCTGGCAATGAACCCTGGCAAGCGGAGCAGTTAAAAAAGGTTCAAGAGCAGGGCTTCATTGCCTATAACGGGGGCTGGAAGCATGAACCAAGTGGTATTTCAGGCGGCTTCCCTATGCCACTAAAAAAAGCGGGTGGCGCACCAGGATTGATTGACCTTGCTCATCAAAAAGGCGTCAAAGTCATGGCGTCGATCGGCGGTTGGAGTATGTCCAAACACATGCCAGAAATGGCGGCAGATCCGGTCAAAAAAGCCCGCTTCTTAGCCGACGTTGATCGTTTGATAGCATTGGGTTTTGACGGCATTGATATTGATTGGGAATACCCAGGTTACGGGGGCATGAACTTCCAAGGTTCGCCAGAAGATTACGCTAACTTTGAACAGCTTATGGAAGACATCAGAGAACGCATTGGTGATGACAAGCTGATCACTGCAGCCTTTTCGGCCTCTACCGCTAAGTTAGAAGGGTATAATTGGGCTCGACTTTCCCGTTCTATGGACTATTTCAACATGATGACTTATGACCTTAATGGCGGTTGGTCTAATGTTGCCGGGCATAATGCTCCTTTGTATCCTTACCCTGAAGAAGAATATCAAGGATTAAACTTAGAGCATTTACGCACTTGGATGTCGGCTCAGGGAATTGCTTCGAATAAGATTAACTTCGGCGCGGCGTTTTATGGCCGAGGGGTACAGACCTCAGAAAGTACTGCGTATGTGGGGGCACCAACAGATAAGCGCTTAGTGAAGTTTACAGTAGATGGCCCGACCGAATCTGCGGTTGATATTGATAACTGGGTGAAGTTTGAAGGGCAACCAAGTTACAACTATATCGTGCAGCAAAGTGGTTGGTCACATCAATGGGATGTTAACGCTCAAGTCCCTTATGCGGTGAAAGGTAAGTATTTCTTAAGTTATGACGATGTTCCGTCAATTGAAAAGAAAGCTCAGTATATCGTTGATAATGATCTGGCGGGTGTGATTGTCTGGCAAGTCGCAGGAGATATTAAGTGTGAAGGTTCGTTTGTTAGCTACGGTAGCAAGCTTAAGCAATGTACCAATTTAAGTTCACCACTGGCCGAAGCGATAGACAAGGTGTTTAACCAAGGAAGTACGCCAAATGAAGCACCGGTATTGACGGTACCGTCTACTCAACAGGCTGAATCAGGTCAAACGATTACCTTTAATGTGTCAGCGACCGATACAGATGGCGACAGCTTGAGTTTCAGTGCGACGGGAGCGACGGTTACGGATCTTGGGGCGGGTAACGCGCAAGTCACTTACTCGGCACCAGCGACGGTTCAGGATAAACAAGTAAGTGTTGTGGTGACCGTTTCTGACGGACGAGCACAATCCACTAAGACCGTGGTGGTCAATGTGAAAGGGACTGGGGTTGCGGAGAATCACCCTCCAGTGATCACTGTTCCAACGACTGCAAACGTGAAAGCGGGTGAGTCTGTCACTCTTGCTATTACAGCTTCGGATGCAGACGCAGACACTTTAACGTTCAG
This DNA window, taken from Vibrio tapetis subsp. tapetis, encodes the following:
- the tnpA gene encoding IS200/IS605 family transposase translates to MVNMYEWRTGRSCLFKNNAHLVFVTKYRRGVFTKEMLDRTKEIMKETCKQMDCELLEFGGEHDHVHLMVSIHPKVAVSNLVGKLKGKSSYMLRREYWERIKTMLWGNHFWSPSYCVVSCGGASLDVVKQYIENQSTPPSESAVKTSRALSQRKD
- a CDS encoding GNAT family N-acetyltransferase, encoding MTIKCISWQQALPVRHQVLWPTKAPDFCKIEGDELAYYYGYFVKNQLVAVASIYLDGNKARLRKFATLSAYQSQGIGTKLISHILKELNSSDVTTFWCDARASAVGFYQRLGFIVEGELFYKEQVSYYKMSRRI